In one window of Pseudodesulfovibrio sediminis DNA:
- a CDS encoding MBL fold metallo-hydrolase: protein MYFKQITTPGLGCFSYVIGCPSAGEMIVVDPKRDVEDYLNISREEGMKIVHVIDTHVHADHISGAQELKSHTGCDIMMYETSPVSYEFTPLKEEQKLTIGSAALEVLHTPGHTPDALSLLVTDLTRGNEPWMLLTGDVLFVNDIGRPDLVGDAKLDEQIQNLWNTLYIKFKKFPDSLEVFPAHGAGSLCGRGMSSKPSSTLGFERRHNAMLGFDTYEDFHKEMSKEFPARPKSFTHIISTNAGGAPLLERCPLDLAMEPMRFEEKMLAGAVVIDVRDAAAYAGYHIPGSINIGFEPSLANWVGMVVDPGADILLVVSSREDYERMRIELHRIGYDNIFGYLAGGIQSWVFSGRPVDKLSIDSAQDLQTCQDQSKPISLIDVRTPNEVAQSRIPGSVNIPLADILAGKFDLPEDEHHLLYCAGGYRSNIAASYLQKHGYWNVRGLAGGFLAWNRAGYSTEK from the coding sequence ATGTATTTCAAACAGATTACTACTCCCGGTCTCGGCTGTTTTTCCTATGTCATAGGGTGTCCGTCTGCCGGTGAAATGATCGTCGTCGACCCCAAACGCGATGTCGAAGACTATCTCAACATTTCCCGCGAAGAAGGCATGAAAATCGTTCATGTCATTGATACTCATGTGCATGCGGATCATATCTCAGGCGCTCAGGAGCTGAAATCACACACCGGCTGCGACATCATGATGTACGAAACTTCGCCCGTCTCCTATGAGTTCACCCCACTCAAGGAAGAGCAAAAACTGACTATCGGAAGCGCAGCGCTCGAAGTGCTGCACACCCCTGGTCATACTCCCGACGCATTGTCTCTGCTGGTCACAGACCTGACCCGAGGCAATGAGCCGTGGATGCTGCTCACAGGCGATGTTCTTTTCGTCAACGATATTGGCCGTCCGGATCTGGTCGGCGATGCGAAACTTGATGAGCAGATCCAGAATCTCTGGAACACTCTCTACATCAAATTCAAAAAGTTCCCTGACAGCCTTGAGGTCTTTCCCGCCCACGGAGCAGGGTCACTGTGTGGTCGAGGCATGAGCTCCAAACCCAGCTCGACACTGGGTTTTGAACGACGTCACAACGCCATGCTCGGCTTTGACACCTATGAAGACTTTCATAAGGAAATGAGCAAGGAATTCCCGGCCCGTCCCAAATCCTTCACCCATATCATCTCAACAAACGCCGGAGGGGCTCCCCTGCTCGAACGCTGCCCCCTGGATCTTGCCATGGAGCCCATGCGCTTCGAGGAGAAAATGCTGGCAGGAGCCGTGGTCATCGACGTCCGCGATGCCGCAGCCTATGCCGGATACCATATTCCCGGCTCCATCAATATCGGATTTGAACCAAGCCTGGCTAACTGGGTCGGCATGGTTGTGGATCCCGGAGCAGACATCCTCTTGGTCGTTTCTTCCAGGGAAGACTATGAGCGTATGCGGATAGAGCTTCATCGAATCGGCTACGACAACATCTTCGGCTACCTGGCCGGCGGCATTCAATCATGGGTCTTCAGCGGTCGTCCCGTTGACAAGCTTTCCATCGACTCCGCTCAGGACCTCCAAACGTGTCAGGACCAGAGCAAACCGATCAGCCTCATTGACGTTCGTACACCCAACGAAGTTGCCCAGTCTAGAATACCAGGATCAGTCAACATCCCGCTGGCAGACATACTTGCCGGGAAATTCGACCTGCCGGAAGACGAACACCACTTGCTTTATTGCGCTGGAGGATACCGCTCGAACATCGCGGCCTCCTATCTGCAAAAGCATGGGTATTGGAATGTACGCGGACTGGCCGGAGGATTCCTGGCTTGGAACAGGGCCGGCTACAGTACGGAAAAGTAA
- a CDS encoding MFS transporter, which yields MKDTNLRTSADRNRLAFAILLCGFLSTVGIGLFSFAVPLLSLDERVSGMWLGTGFAGYFLARVLAAPVAGILTDRIGPRIPLTCMLAVGTGIPFTAYFDPSVHVLFMVQFVIGLAAGCIKPIGMAVLGSLCRKKELIKWFALHTFVFNVALFVGPVLGGVLYFNRSMEPVLFGLILCMGLSAVVAGFSLPNGFHTNSDKQTQEGAARGAVIDRVSLYLAIAGRASGVGAMAAFYPILLTMVLGRSGLVTGSLFALPPLVVCLALPVVSRFSGEVPRSSQVVLGMLLSACGLYGLGMSASVVQYAIWGCVLGFGTAISMPSSMAVASTLDDRQGRVFGMTQLAAGAGLLLGPILGGLVVQASYEVGRILQVVAILGACLCIPLLWSILDRHLHWGRGYTLVLAVSCCVLIVGVGVTPILYGGASRHFDERSVYTYTDVAMGTVVTLTLQTESRKAADDAAHKTIAFIRALQRDYDFRSTDGSVARINRAAGRTWVHPSRRTFDLLQRTVALSKKTGGVFDPTIGAATTSPLYYALDESVLKAKQNLVNYRLLKLDDATGRVMLKKTGMALDLGGIAKGAVIDAAVALLRELHIKAGIVEAGGDFYCFGHRWWTVGIRHPRTRQVYGLIRIREKGVCGSGDYQQFVMSESNGQHIKRHHVLDPISMAPATEAIGVTVVAATAEEADALATTLMIAGAEDGLFLLDKEFPGTSAVWFQPDMTVVKTANFPE from the coding sequence ATGAAAGATACAAACCTTCGCACATCAGCAGACCGAAACAGATTGGCGTTTGCCATTCTCCTGTGTGGCTTTCTGTCCACTGTGGGGATTGGATTGTTTTCTTTTGCCGTGCCCCTTCTCAGTCTTGATGAGCGTGTCAGTGGTATGTGGCTCGGGACGGGCTTTGCGGGATATTTTCTGGCCAGAGTTCTGGCCGCACCTGTTGCGGGCATCCTGACTGATAGAATCGGTCCGCGCATCCCGTTGACGTGTATGCTCGCGGTGGGAACCGGGATACCGTTTACCGCGTATTTTGATCCGTCCGTCCATGTCCTTTTTATGGTCCAGTTTGTCATTGGGCTTGCGGCTGGTTGCATCAAGCCAATCGGTATGGCCGTTCTCGGCAGTCTGTGCCGAAAGAAAGAGCTGATAAAATGGTTTGCCCTGCACACGTTCGTGTTCAATGTGGCGCTCTTCGTGGGGCCTGTTCTGGGCGGTGTGTTGTATTTCAACCGGTCGATGGAACCGGTTCTGTTTGGGCTCATACTGTGTATGGGATTGAGTGCAGTCGTTGCAGGGTTTTCATTGCCGAACGGTTTTCACACCAATTCAGATAAACAGACACAAGAGGGCGCAGCTCGTGGTGCCGTAATAGATCGAGTCAGCTTGTATCTTGCCATAGCCGGGCGGGCCTCGGGTGTTGGAGCCATGGCGGCATTCTATCCAATACTATTAACTATGGTTCTGGGTCGAAGCGGCCTCGTTACCGGCAGTCTTTTTGCCTTGCCCCCTCTGGTCGTTTGCCTTGCGTTGCCGGTGGTTTCCCGATTCTCCGGTGAAGTCCCACGTTCTTCCCAAGTGGTTTTGGGGATGTTGCTGAGTGCTTGCGGCCTCTATGGTCTGGGTATGTCCGCTTCAGTGGTGCAGTACGCGATCTGGGGCTGTGTGTTGGGATTCGGTACAGCAATCTCCATGCCTTCATCCATGGCCGTTGCGTCGACCCTTGATGATCGGCAGGGGCGTGTCTTTGGCATGACGCAACTTGCTGCGGGGGCAGGATTGTTGCTTGGCCCCATTCTGGGGGGATTGGTTGTTCAGGCATCCTATGAGGTCGGCCGAATACTGCAAGTGGTCGCCATTCTGGGTGCGTGCCTGTGCATACCGCTTCTTTGGTCCATCCTTGATCGTCATCTGCATTGGGGACGAGGGTACACCCTCGTGTTGGCTGTATCCTGTTGTGTGCTGATCGTGGGAGTCGGGGTGACCCCCATACTGTATGGAGGAGCATCCCGACATTTCGATGAGCGAAGCGTGTATACGTATACCGATGTTGCCATGGGAACCGTGGTCACACTGACGCTACAGACCGAGAGCAGGAAGGCTGCTGATGACGCAGCGCACAAGACCATTGCATTCATACGCGCTTTGCAGCGGGACTATGACTTCAGGAGTACCGATGGTTCTGTTGCCCGTATCAATCGAGCGGCCGGACGTACCTGGGTGCATCCTTCACGGCGGACATTTGATTTGTTGCAACGGACCGTGGCCTTAAGCAAAAAAACAGGCGGTGTTTTTGATCCCACAATCGGCGCTGCCACGACTTCACCTCTGTATTATGCGTTGGATGAAAGCGTGCTCAAGGCCAAACAAAATCTGGTGAACTACAGGCTACTCAAACTTGATGATGCCACAGGGCGGGTCATGCTCAAAAAAACGGGTATGGCACTGGATCTAGGCGGTATTGCCAAGGGCGCGGTCATAGACGCCGCAGTCGCCTTGTTGCGCGAGCTGCACATCAAGGCAGGTATTGTTGAGGCTGGCGGTGATTTTTATTGTTTTGGCCACAGATGGTGGACTGTGGGTATCAGGCACCCCAGAACCCGACAGGTGTATGGCTTGATCCGGATTCGTGAAAAGGGCGTTTGCGGATCAGGGGATTATCAACAGTTCGTGATGAGTGAGAGCAATGGTCAGCACATCAAGCGTCACCATGTCCTTGATCCGATCAGCATGGCTCCTGCTACAGAGGCGATTGGGGTGACCGTGGTAGCCGCGACCGCTGAAGAAGCGGATGCTTTGGCGACGACTCTCATGATTGCCGGAGCAGAGGACGGCCTTTTCCTGTTGGATAAAGAGTTTCCCGGGACATCGGCCGTATGGTTTCAACCGGATATGACAGTGGTGAAAACAGCCAATTTCCCTGAATAA
- the nifJ gene encoding pyruvate:ferredoxin (flavodoxin) oxidoreductase, producing MPKKTMKTMDGNTAAAHVAYAMSETAAIYPITPSTPMGEIADEWAAQGRKNIFGQTVQIRQMQSEAGAAGAVHGSLAGGALTTTFTASQGLLLMIPNMYKISGELLPGVFHVSARAVAAHALSIFGDHQDVMACRQTGFAQLYSNSVQEVMDLALVAHLAAIESSVPFMSVFDGFRTSHEIQKIAVIDYDDMKPLVNEEKLAAFRKRAMNPEHPDVRGTAQNPDIYFQGREATNTYYEAIPNIVTDAMKKVGKITGRRYKLFDYVGHPKADKIIIAMGSACECIEETVNYLNSTGKKVGLLKVRLFRPFSIKHMLAVIPKTVKKIAVLDRTKEPGSLGDPLYMDVVAAYAGKAKAPKIVGGRYGLGSKDFTPAHAKSVFDSLAKPKHGFTVGILDDVTNTSLFDCDCVDTTPEGTVQCKFWGLGSDGTVGANKQAIKIIGDNTNMYAQGYFAYDSKKSGGITISHLRFGKKPLQSTYLVKDADYIACHNPSYVNLYDVLDGIKDGGTFVLNCPWTAEDMDSKLPAAMRRTIAEKKLKFYTVDAVKIAGEVGLGGRINMVMQTAFFKLADVIPFKKAVTLLKDGIEAAYGKKGPKIVNMNNAAVDNAVDAIIEIPVPDAWKDLSDEKVKATREPAYVTDVMRPVLAQKGDDLPVSVFSHDGTMPVSTSKYEKRGVAILVPEWIKDNCIQCNQCSFVCPHSALRSVLATDDEMKKAPKSFETLPALGKDAKGMQFRLQVNTLDCLGCGNCADICPAKEKALVMKPIVTQTAVQTTNFNFSDKVSYKEVFGRETVKGSQFRQSLMEFSGACAGCGETPYVKVITQLFGERMVIANATGCSSIWGASAPTSPYCTNNDGHGPAWGNSLFEDAAEFGFGIEMATDQRRAHLVNLCTEAAKNETGKIKTALNAWVKAKDSSEESKIAGDKLKAALKGTRKKALKEIVAMSDLFTKQSIWVFGGDGWAYDIGYGGLDHVIASGKDINILVMDTEVYSNTGGQASKATPLGSIAKFTAAGKTTGKKDLGRMAMTYGYVYVASVAMGANKNQFLKAIKEAEAYPGPSIIIAYAPCINQGIKKGMGKTQLEQKLAVDSGYWPLYRFNPELADQGENPFILESKAPDGTLQEFLSGENRYAMLERFYPEFSKEFRASIEKDYEKRYATLKHMAGGGCDDK from the coding sequence ATGCCTAAGAAGACGATGAAGACAATGGACGGCAACACCGCTGCCGCTCATGTGGCCTACGCCATGAGCGAAACGGCTGCCATCTACCCCATCACCCCCTCAACTCCCATGGGAGAAATTGCCGACGAATGGGCAGCCCAAGGACGCAAGAACATTTTTGGACAGACAGTACAGATTCGCCAGATGCAATCTGAAGCCGGCGCGGCCGGTGCAGTACACGGTTCCCTGGCCGGTGGCGCATTAACCACCACATTCACCGCCTCCCAGGGCCTGCTGCTCATGATTCCCAATATGTACAAAATTTCCGGCGAGTTGTTGCCCGGCGTTTTCCACGTTTCCGCCCGAGCGGTCGCTGCACATGCACTCTCCATCTTCGGTGATCACCAAGATGTAATGGCCTGTCGTCAGACCGGTTTTGCCCAGCTTTATTCAAATTCCGTTCAGGAAGTCATGGACCTGGCTCTGGTCGCTCACCTTGCGGCCATTGAATCCAGCGTTCCCTTCATGTCCGTGTTTGACGGCTTTCGTACCTCACATGAAATTCAGAAAATCGCCGTCATCGATTACGACGACATGAAGCCTCTGGTGAACGAAGAAAAACTGGCAGCCTTCCGCAAACGCGCCATGAACCCCGAACATCCTGATGTCCGAGGTACGGCACAGAATCCGGATATCTACTTCCAGGGTCGCGAAGCAACCAATACATATTATGAAGCCATCCCCAACATCGTTACCGACGCCATGAAAAAGGTCGGCAAGATCACGGGCCGTCGCTACAAACTCTTTGACTACGTTGGTCACCCCAAGGCGGACAAAATCATCATCGCCATGGGATCTGCCTGTGAGTGCATCGAAGAGACCGTTAACTACCTCAACTCCACGGGTAAAAAAGTCGGCCTGCTCAAGGTTCGCTTGTTCCGTCCGTTCTCAATCAAGCACATGCTTGCAGTCATTCCCAAGACCGTCAAAAAAATCGCTGTCCTCGACCGCACAAAGGAACCTGGTTCTCTGGGTGATCCCCTCTACATGGACGTCGTGGCCGCCTACGCTGGCAAGGCCAAGGCTCCCAAGATCGTCGGCGGCCGCTATGGTCTCGGTTCCAAGGATTTCACTCCGGCACACGCCAAGTCCGTTTTCGATTCCCTGGCCAAGCCCAAACACGGCTTCACTGTCGGTATTCTGGACGACGTCACCAACACCTCGCTCTTTGATTGCGACTGCGTGGACACCACCCCCGAGGGAACGGTCCAATGTAAATTCTGGGGCCTTGGCTCGGACGGTACTGTCGGTGCCAACAAGCAGGCCATTAAAATCATCGGTGACAACACCAACATGTACGCGCAGGGATATTTTGCCTATGACTCCAAGAAGTCCGGCGGTATCACCATCTCTCACCTGCGTTTCGGCAAGAAACCGCTGCAGTCCACCTACCTGGTCAAGGACGCGGACTACATCGCCTGTCATAATCCAAGCTATGTCAATCTCTACGATGTACTGGACGGCATCAAGGACGGCGGCACCTTCGTGCTCAACTGTCCCTGGACCGCCGAAGACATGGACTCCAAGCTGCCCGCAGCCATGCGTCGCACCATTGCCGAAAAAAAACTGAAATTCTACACTGTCGACGCCGTCAAGATCGCTGGCGAAGTCGGTCTCGGTGGCCGAATCAACATGGTCATGCAGACTGCCTTCTTCAAGCTCGCAGACGTCATTCCTTTCAAGAAAGCTGTCACCCTCCTCAAAGATGGCATCGAAGCAGCTTACGGCAAGAAAGGTCCGAAGATCGTCAACATGAACAACGCCGCGGTTGACAACGCCGTGGACGCCATCATCGAAATCCCGGTGCCCGACGCATGGAAAGACCTTTCAGATGAGAAGGTCAAAGCCACCCGCGAGCCTGCTTATGTCACCGACGTCATGCGTCCGGTTCTGGCTCAGAAAGGCGATGACCTGCCGGTCTCCGTCTTCTCCCATGACGGCACCATGCCCGTTTCAACCTCCAAATACGAAAAACGCGGCGTAGCCATTCTTGTTCCCGAATGGATCAAGGACAATTGCATCCAGTGCAACCAATGCTCCTTCGTCTGCCCCCACTCCGCCCTGCGGTCAGTGTTGGCAACCGATGATGAAATGAAAAAAGCACCCAAGTCCTTCGAGACGCTTCCGGCTCTGGGCAAGGACGCCAAAGGCATGCAGTTCCGTCTCCAGGTCAACACTCTTGATTGTCTGGGTTGCGGCAACTGCGCCGACATCTGCCCGGCCAAGGAAAAGGCACTGGTCATGAAGCCCATTGTCACCCAGACGGCTGTTCAGACCACCAACTTCAACTTCTCTGACAAAGTCAGCTATAAAGAAGTCTTTGGCCGTGAAACCGTCAAGGGTTCCCAGTTCCGTCAATCGCTGATGGAATTTTCCGGCGCGTGTGCCGGTTGTGGTGAGACTCCGTATGTCAAGGTTATCACACAGCTCTTCGGTGAGCGTATGGTCATTGCCAACGCAACAGGTTGCTCCTCCATCTGGGGTGCATCCGCACCGACCTCGCCGTATTGTACGAACAACGACGGCCATGGTCCGGCCTGGGGTAACTCCCTGTTCGAGGACGCCGCTGAATTCGGCTTTGGTATCGAGATGGCCACCGATCAACGTCGTGCCCACCTGGTAAACCTCTGCACGGAAGCCGCCAAGAACGAAACAGGCAAGATCAAGACCGCGCTTAACGCATGGGTCAAGGCCAAGGACAGCTCCGAAGAATCCAAAATCGCCGGAGACAAGCTGAAGGCCGCTCTCAAGGGTACCCGTAAAAAGGCGCTGAAAGAGATTGTCGCCATGTCCGACCTGTTCACCAAACAATCCATCTGGGTCTTTGGTGGCGACGGTTGGGCCTATGATATCGGTTACGGTGGACTCGACCACGTCATCGCATCCGGCAAGGACATCAACATCCTGGTCATGGATACCGAAGTGTACTCGAACACCGGCGGTCAGGCTTCCAAAGCCACCCCGCTCGGCTCCATTGCCAAGTTCACGGCTGCGGGCAAGACGACCGGTAAAAAAGACCTCGGCCGCATGGCTATGACTTACGGCTACGTGTATGTCGCCTCTGTCGCCATGGGCGCCAACAAAAATCAGTTCCTCAAGGCGATCAAGGAAGCCGAGGCCTACCCCGGTCCTTCCATCATCATCGCCTACGCTCCGTGCATCAACCAGGGCATCAAGAAGGGCATGGGCAAAACCCAGCTCGAACAGAAACTCGCCGTTGATTCCGGTTACTGGCCGCTGTACCGCTTCAACCCCGAGTTGGCTGATCAGGGCGAGAATCCCTTCATCCTGGAATCCAAGGCCCCTGACGGAACCCTGCAGGAATTCCTGTCCGGTGAAAACCGCTATGCCATGCTGGAGCGGTTCTACCCCGAGTTCTCCAAGGAGTTCCGCGCTTCCATCGAAAAGGATTACGAAAAGCGCTATGCCACTCTGAAACACATGGCTGGTGGCGGCTGCGACGACAAATAG
- a CDS encoding carbon starvation CstA family protein has translation MLFFLFCVGLLVLGYFIYGTFVDKVFGVDTNRQTPAYALQDGIDYMPMPKWKLIFIQVLDIAGIGPIFGPILGALYGPQALIWIVIGCIFAGGVHDYFSGMLSVRNNGASIPEVVGEYLGMPARQVMRVFSFVLLMLVGVVFVLSPAKLLHGLTPGIATGWYVAAIFGYYFLATILPIDKIIGRFYPLLGLLLLVMTSALAIALFTSPHAVLPNLDFAVNTHPGDKPIWPLLFITISCSALSGFHSTQSPLMARCVKNEREGRSVFYGAMIIEGIIGLIWCTLGMSFYNDPAALQEVISSGSPAAVVAGVSHGLLGPIGGGLAILAVIVLPITSGDTAFRSTRLIVSETFKMGQSKISSRLLIAIPLFVLGFVISTQNFSTIWRYFGFSNQALAALVLWTAAVYLAQRNKLHWIATVPATFMTAVCTTFIMNAQIGFNLSYETSVVGGIVVAAAAFVVFMLKFGLRKTPEVVNESA, from the coding sequence ATGCTATTCTTTTTGTTCTGTGTTGGCCTGCTTGTGTTGGGCTATTTCATTTACGGTACATTCGTGGATAAAGTATTCGGAGTCGACACCAATCGGCAGACTCCTGCCTATGCGCTTCAGGATGGTATCGACTACATGCCGATGCCCAAATGGAAACTCATTTTCATTCAGGTCCTGGATATCGCTGGTATCGGGCCTATTTTCGGCCCTATTCTAGGTGCCCTCTATGGACCGCAGGCTTTGATCTGGATCGTTATCGGGTGTATCTTCGCCGGTGGCGTTCATGACTATTTTTCCGGTATGCTCTCCGTGCGTAACAATGGCGCGAGTATTCCCGAGGTTGTCGGCGAGTATCTGGGCATGCCTGCCCGCCAGGTGATGCGCGTGTTCTCTTTCGTGCTGCTCATGCTGGTTGGCGTGGTCTTTGTGCTCAGTCCGGCAAAACTGCTCCACGGACTGACTCCCGGCATTGCAACCGGTTGGTATGTGGCTGCTATCTTCGGCTACTACTTCCTGGCTACGATCCTGCCCATTGACAAGATCATCGGTCGTTTTTATCCGCTGCTGGGGCTGTTGTTGCTGGTCATGACCTCTGCATTGGCCATTGCGCTTTTCACCAGTCCGCACGCTGTGCTGCCAAATCTGGATTTCGCTGTTAACACGCACCCCGGCGACAAGCCCATCTGGCCGTTGCTCTTCATCACGATCTCCTGTTCAGCTTTGTCCGGGTTCCATTCTACCCAGTCCCCGCTTATGGCTCGCTGCGTGAAGAATGAACGAGAAGGGCGTTCCGTTTTCTACGGCGCCATGATCATCGAAGGTATAATTGGCTTGATCTGGTGCACCCTGGGCATGTCCTTTTACAATGACCCCGCTGCACTTCAGGAAGTGATCAGCTCCGGCTCTCCCGCCGCAGTGGTTGCCGGAGTGTCCCATGGTCTGCTCGGTCCCATCGGTGGTGGGTTGGCCATTCTCGCTGTCATCGTACTGCCTATTACCAGTGGTGACACCGCATTCCGTTCAACTCGTCTCATCGTGTCCGAGACCTTCAAGATGGGGCAGAGCAAGATATCTTCTCGTTTGTTGATTGCTATCCCGTTGTTTGTTCTCGGGTTCGTGATTTCAACGCAGAACTTCTCCACCATTTGGCGCTACTTTGGTTTCTCCAATCAGGCGTTGGCCGCATTGGTTCTTTGGACTGCGGCTGTGTATCTGGCACAGCGCAACAAGCTGCATTGGATTGCCACGGTCCCTGCGACCTTCATGACTGCTGTCTGTACGACATTCATCATGAATGCGCAGATCGGGTTTAATCTCAGCTATGAAACCTCGGTTGTTGGTGGGATTGTGGTTGCCGCCGCCGCGTTTGTTGTCTTCATGTTGAAGTTTGGCCTGCGCAAGACGCCGGAAGTCGTCAACGAATCAGCTTAA
- a CDS encoding LytS/YhcK type 5TM receptor domain-containing protein, translating to MHSEQLIITLAERFGLLVGAVFLLLTFTPVKRFGFARTSTKNRTLLLTIFFGLFGILGTYTGNSVFQSVANLRAMAVITGGLFGGPVVGIGAGLIAGGHRILFDLHGFSAYPCGIATFMEGLVAGYIAYRFGDRTMTWKVAAPLALVGEALHMGLVLLLSRPFGDAVELVKLIAPPMIAVNTFGVAILVELINVFFYNRERRESLHAQQILDIANLTVSHLRSGLNQDSALQTALIIHERVQMAAVAVTDTRNVLAHVGAGSDHHLSGLPIHTEATREVVRTGRPSYIDNRTAIGCDVADCPNTSAIIVPLTKAGQIVGTLKFYGSEVSPLNNTLFELCKGLGKLFSTQLELEDLRIKEHMLAHAEIRRLQAQINPHFLFNSLNTIGSFCRTNAEKARELLLDLSLYMRKNLDSSRGFIPLSDELDQVRSYLAIEQARFGDRIDVHWDIDETCAGWPIPPLIIQPLVENSVKHGILGRSHGGSVTITASRKDDKLHICVTDNGSGMNTAQIHSLLEKIALTGHPGLDSCREGIGIRNCASRLEQIYGPDCQLDILSHPGEGTQVSFSIPKNPLNAVA from the coding sequence GTGCATTCCGAACAACTCATTATTACCCTGGCAGAACGCTTTGGTCTGCTTGTCGGCGCGGTCTTTTTGTTGCTGACCTTTACACCTGTGAAAAGGTTCGGCTTTGCTCGTACCTCTACCAAAAATCGAACACTGCTGCTGACGATCTTTTTCGGCCTGTTCGGTATCCTTGGCACCTACACGGGCAACTCGGTCTTTCAGTCTGTGGCCAACCTGCGGGCCATGGCGGTCATTACCGGCGGGCTGTTTGGTGGGCCTGTGGTGGGTATCGGGGCCGGGCTTATCGCCGGAGGGCATCGAATTCTTTTTGATCTGCACGGGTTCAGCGCCTATCCCTGTGGCATAGCGACCTTCATGGAAGGACTCGTTGCCGGATATATTGCCTACCGGTTCGGGGATCGGACAATGACATGGAAAGTCGCTGCACCGCTTGCGCTTGTTGGCGAAGCGCTGCATATGGGGCTGGTGCTCCTGCTTTCGCGCCCCTTTGGTGATGCCGTTGAACTGGTCAAGCTTATCGCTCCGCCCATGATTGCCGTGAATACGTTCGGCGTTGCCATTCTGGTGGAGTTGATCAATGTCTTTTTCTATAATCGAGAGCGGCGGGAGTCGTTGCATGCTCAGCAGATACTGGATATTGCCAATCTGACCGTCAGCCATTTGCGATCCGGCCTGAATCAGGATTCCGCTCTGCAGACAGCGTTGATTATTCATGAGCGGGTGCAGATGGCGGCTGTGGCTGTCACGGACACCAGAAACGTGTTGGCTCATGTGGGAGCAGGCAGTGATCACCACCTGTCCGGGTTACCTATCCATACCGAGGCCACACGAGAGGTCGTTCGAACAGGGCGACCTTCTTATATTGATAATAGGACGGCCATTGGCTGCGATGTGGCGGATTGTCCGAATACCAGTGCCATCATCGTGCCCCTGACAAAGGCGGGGCAGATTGTCGGTACGCTCAAGTTTTATGGCAGCGAAGTTTCACCGCTCAACAATACTCTTTTTGAGTTGTGCAAAGGATTGGGCAAGCTCTTTTCCACTCAGCTTGAACTGGAAGACCTGCGTATCAAGGAGCATATGCTGGCCCATGCGGAAATCCGTCGTCTTCAGGCGCAGATCAATCCCCATTTTCTCTTCAATTCCCTGAACACCATCGGTTCGTTTTGTCGTACCAATGCGGAGAAGGCCCGTGAATTGTTGCTCGATCTGTCGTTGTATATGCGTAAAAATCTTGACTCCAGTCGTGGGTTTATTCCCCTGTCCGATGAGCTGGACCAAGTGCGTTCATACCTTGCCATCGAACAGGCTCGTTTCGGCGATCGCATAGACGTGCATTGGGACATTGATGAAACCTGCGCAGGTTGGCCTATTCCCCCTCTGATCATTCAGCCCTTGGTTGAAAACAGTGTCAAACATGGCATCCTGGGGCGGAGCCATGGCGGTTCGGTGACCATTACGGCGTCACGGAAAGACGACAAGCTGCATATCTGTGTCACTGATAACGGCAGCGGGATGAATACGGCTCAGATTCATTCGCTTCTTGAAAAAATAGCCCTGACAGGGCATCCCGGGTTGGATTCATGCCGCGAAGGTATCGGTATTCGCAACTGCGCCTCACGTCTGGAGCAGATTTATGGCCCTGACTGCCAGTTGGACATTCTCAGTCATCCGGGAGAGGGGACGCAGGTCAGTTTTTCCATTCCGAAAAATCCATTGAATGCCGTAGCGTGA